A region of Chloroherpetonaceae bacterium DNA encodes the following proteins:
- a CDS encoding cation acetate symporter produces MKLRNIFTLYTAGFAALVIIVGLLEAAGVLQLQGISWIFMGFSVLVYAMIGFITRTSDPSEYYVAGRGVNSIYNGMATGSDWMSAASFISMAGLLFALGHAGLAYIMGWTGGYVLLALLLAPYLRKFGQYTIPDFLGARYEGNLARTIGIICAIVVSFTYLTAQLTGVGLIVSRFIGLPQDVGIYVGLAGVLVCSFLGGMRAVTWTQVAQYIVLIIAYLIPVIVLSTVIFKVPLPQLTYGQVLQSITVMENQIAGRENPNLASIPEERLNKRIDPEKEKETRALWANDVKVLTARLSNPDSALQAMRAEIDARLAALAPEAIAAKKSALEKEKADLSALLAAAAQPIDEAKRAELTTRLAAIDKELAALTPEAVAKAKEKAEKDKAALPKDVEDAKTKWNAALTTAKAQATPPKPYLAIPEGIGMVNFLGLIFCLMLGTAGLPHILTRYYTTPSVKQARSSVAWSLFFIFLLYFTAPAYAAFAKYEVFINLVGTPIAELPSWIARWKIVGLFDVVDKNGDGIVQFADFVVKSTDFVVLATPEIAGLPGTITGLVMAGGLAAALSTADGLLLTISNAISHDLYYKIINPQASVSARVWISKILLVLIALGAATFAAFVKLPVIANTVAWAFSYAASSIFPALVLGIWWRRTTAAGAIAGMIVGLVISIYYSFAHFNGAANWFGIDNRSAGLFGVPAAFLVMIVVSLLTPEPNKKLQEFVYSVRFPKGAMKGKEVEAIGAKA; encoded by the coding sequence ATGAAGCTCAGAAATATCTTCACGCTCTACACCGCAGGCTTCGCTGCTCTAGTCATCATCGTGGGCTTGCTGGAAGCAGCAGGCGTGTTGCAGCTGCAGGGTATTAGCTGGATTTTTATGGGCTTTTCCGTGCTGGTCTATGCGATGATTGGTTTTATTACGCGCACCAGCGACCCATCGGAATACTATGTGGCAGGACGGGGCGTCAATAGCATATACAACGGTATGGCAACAGGCTCCGACTGGATGAGTGCTGCATCGTTCATTTCAATGGCAGGGTTGCTCTTCGCACTGGGGCACGCTGGACTAGCCTACATTATGGGCTGGACAGGCGGCTATGTGCTCTTGGCACTTTTGCTTGCGCCTTACCTGCGCAAGTTTGGGCAATACACCATTCCTGACTTCTTAGGCGCGCGCTACGAGGGTAATCTGGCGCGCACAATAGGCATCATCTGTGCAATTGTAGTCTCTTTCACCTATCTCACGGCGCAGCTTACCGGAGTCGGACTGATTGTCAGCCGTTTCATTGGGTTGCCACAGGATGTCGGCATCTATGTAGGGCTAGCGGGCGTTTTGGTCTGCTCTTTTCTTGGTGGAATGAGAGCCGTAACATGGACGCAAGTTGCGCAGTATATCGTGCTCATTATTGCCTACCTCATCCCAGTAATTGTGCTCTCGACAGTCATCTTCAAAGTACCGCTGCCACAGCTCACTTACGGACAGGTGCTGCAGAGCATTACGGTGATGGAGAACCAGATTGCAGGTCGAGAGAATCCAAATTTGGCAAGCATTCCAGAAGAGCGACTAAATAAGCGCATTGACCCAGAGAAGGAAAAAGAGACACGGGCACTTTGGGCAAATGATGTCAAGGTGCTGACAGCACGGCTTTCTAATCCTGATTCGGCACTGCAAGCAATGCGTGCCGAAATTGACGCTCGCCTTGCAGCACTAGCACCCGAAGCAATCGCAGCAAAGAAATCTGCTCTCGAGAAGGAAAAAGCTGACCTAAGTGCACTGTTAGCTGCCGCAGCTCAGCCAATCGATGAAGCAAAGCGCGCAGAACTCACTACGCGCCTTGCTGCAATTGATAAAGAGTTAGCCGCACTGACACCCGAAGCAGTAGCAAAAGCCAAAGAGAAGGCAGAAAAAGACAAGGCAGCATTGCCGAAAGATGTTGAAGATGCCAAGACCAAGTGGAACGCTGCGCTCACGACGGCGAAAGCACAAGCCACACCACCAAAGCCGTATCTGGCAATTCCTGAGGGTATTGGTATGGTAAATTTCTTAGGTCTGATTTTCTGCTTGATGTTAGGCACCGCAGGGTTGCCACACATTCTAACGCGCTACTACACCACGCCGAGCGTCAAGCAAGCGCGCTCCTCCGTAGCATGGTCACTTTTTTTCATCTTCCTGCTTTACTTCACTGCGCCAGCATATGCTGCGTTTGCGAAGTATGAGGTTTTCATAAACCTTGTTGGCACACCAATTGCAGAACTCCCCAGCTGGATTGCGCGCTGGAAAATTGTCGGTCTGTTCGATGTGGTCGATAAAAATGGCGACGGCATCGTGCAGTTTGCCGATTTTGTGGTAAAGTCGACAGACTTTGTAGTGCTGGCTACTCCTGAAATTGCAGGGCTGCCGGGCACTATCACAGGTCTTGTCATGGCAGGTGGCTTGGCAGCCGCGCTCTCTACGGCTGACGGTCTCTTGCTCACTATTTCTAATGCGATTTCGCACGACCTCTACTACAAGATTATCAACCCACAAGCCTCTGTAAGTGCCCGCGTTTGGATTTCAAAAATTCTGTTAGTGCTAATTGCCTTAGGTGCAGCGACATTTGCGGCGTTTGTGAAACTACCTGTGATTGCAAACACAGTTGCATGGGCATTCAGCTATGCAGCCTCGTCAATCTTCCCAGCACTGGTGCTGGGTATCTGGTGGCGACGCACCACTGCAGCAGGTGCTATTGCAGGAATGATTGTGGGTCTGGTAATTTCCATCTACTACTCCTTTGCCCACTTCAATGGAGCAGCCAACTGGTTCGGTATTGACAACCGAAGTGCAGGGCTATTTGGCGTGCCCGCTGCATTCTTGGTAATGATTGTCGTCTCACTCCTAACCCCAGAGCCAAATAAGAAACTGCAGGAGTTTGTCTACAGCGTCCGCTTCCCCAAAGGTGCAATGAAAGGCAAAGAAGTCGAAGCCATCGGCGCAAAGGCTTAA
- a CDS encoding DUF4212 domain-containing protein: MPNPTSQSQQETIDMSAELEEFERSGQLSQEQLQSYWRENRNLVLTLLAIWATVTFLVQAIGSVLNNVVILGFPLAYYMGGQGALIIFIVLIYIYAKKMNELDAKYNLQEEEDEK; the protein is encoded by the coding sequence ATGCCAAATCCAACCAGTCAATCTCAGCAAGAAACCATCGACATGTCAGCAGAGCTCGAGGAGTTTGAGCGCTCGGGTCAGCTTTCGCAAGAACAGCTTCAAAGCTATTGGCGGGAGAACCGCAACCTTGTGCTCACGCTCCTTGCAATATGGGCAACCGTCACTTTCCTTGTGCAAGCAATCGGTTCAGTCCTCAACAATGTGGTGATTCTGGGCTTTCCACTGGCTTACTATATGGGCGGGCAAGGGGCACTCATCATTTTTATCGTGCTCATTTACATCTACGCCAAGAAAATGAATGAATTAGATGCAAAGTATAACCTGCAAGAAGAGGAGGACGAGAAATGA
- the cmk gene encoding (d)CMP kinase, with product MKKIIIAIDGPAASGKSTTAKALAKRLGYTYIDTGAMYRAITLKFLRSPFLDELFSNEARLRELLDNTNVHLEGEKVFLDNENVSDLIRSNEVSRLVSKVSSLKLVRDKLTEYQRRIGAARGVVMDGRDIGTVIFPDAELKIFMTASVKERARRRYEELLEKSPTGSLNISIAELEEEIAQRDKADAERPISPMRQAPDAIALDTSDLSIDEQVDFIYRHAMRLIGEHS from the coding sequence TTGAAGAAAATCATCATTGCCATAGATGGGCCGGCTGCATCGGGCAAGAGTACGACCGCCAAAGCACTCGCAAAGCGATTAGGCTACACCTACATTGACACAGGCGCAATGTATCGCGCCATCACACTCAAGTTCTTGCGCTCACCTTTTCTCGACGAACTTTTTTCAAATGAAGCGCGTCTGAGGGAACTTCTGGACAACACCAATGTGCACTTGGAGGGAGAAAAAGTGTTTCTGGACAACGAAAATGTCTCTGACTTGATTCGAAGCAATGAAGTGTCGCGGCTGGTCAGCAAGGTGAGCTCACTCAAGCTGGTGCGCGACAAGCTCACCGAGTATCAACGCAGAATTGGAGCAGCGCGAGGGGTTGTGATGGACGGGCGCGACATTGGCACGGTGATTTTCCCCGATGCAGAGCTTAAAATTTTTATGACAGCGAGTGTCAAAGAACGTGCAAGGCGCCGCTACGAAGAACTCTTGGAAAAAAGTCCAACGGGCAGCTTGAACATCTCTATTGCTGAGCTTGAAGAAGAAATTGCGCAGCGTGATAAAGCCGATGCAGAACGCCCGATTTCTCCAATGCGCCAAGCCCCCGATGCAATTGCACTGGATACCTCCGACCTTTCGATTGACGAGCAAGTAGATTTCATCTATCGCCACGCTATGCGCCTCATTGGTGAGCACAGCTAA
- a CDS encoding pyridoxal-phosphate dependent enzyme, producing the protein MSLTLAHIQEAAQRIARYVHRTPVLTSQSLNAIVGAQIFFKCENFQKVGAFKFRGACNAVFSLSPDEVQRGVATHSSGNHAAALALAAKLRGTVATIVMPKTAPAIKKAAVASYGGRIIFCEPTLAARESTLAAEVAQSGATVIHPYNDERVIAGQGTAALELLEEVPNLDAVLTPVGGGGLLSGTAIAVTARSPKTKVFGVEPEGADDAYRSFKTGYIQPSLQPKTIADGLLTSLGDKTFPIIQEKVSDIVTVSEEGIVSAMRLIWERMKIIVEPSCAVPFAALLERRLDLPGKRVGIILSGGNVDLDKLPWQHSEPATYGFAVSSVVNR; encoded by the coding sequence ATGAGCTTGACACTTGCACATATCCAAGAAGCGGCACAGCGCATTGCACGATATGTGCATCGCACGCCTGTGCTGACCAGCCAAAGCCTGAATGCAATAGTGGGCGCACAAATCTTCTTCAAGTGTGAAAATTTTCAGAAAGTCGGTGCCTTCAAGTTTCGTGGTGCATGCAATGCTGTGTTTTCACTGTCGCCCGACGAAGTTCAGCGCGGTGTAGCCACACACTCCTCAGGCAATCATGCAGCAGCACTGGCACTGGCAGCTAAACTGCGTGGCACAGTCGCAACAATCGTGATGCCCAAAACGGCACCTGCTATCAAAAAGGCTGCAGTAGCAAGCTATGGTGGACGGATTATCTTCTGCGAGCCAACACTTGCCGCACGCGAAAGCACACTTGCCGCAGAAGTAGCGCAGAGCGGTGCAACAGTGATTCACCCCTACAACGATGAGCGCGTGATAGCTGGGCAAGGTACTGCAGCTTTAGAACTGCTGGAAGAGGTGCCTAACCTTGATGCCGTGCTGACGCCAGTAGGAGGCGGCGGTTTACTCTCTGGCACGGCCATCGCCGTTACGGCACGCTCACCTAAGACAAAAGTCTTTGGCGTTGAACCTGAAGGTGCAGACGATGCATATCGCTCGTTCAAAACGGGGTATATTCAACCATCGCTGCAGCCAAAAACTATTGCAGATGGCTTGCTCACTTCATTAGGCGATAAGACTTTCCCTATCATTCAAGAAAAAGTAAGCGACATTGTAACGGTCAGCGAAGAAGGCATTGTGTCGGCAATGCGGCTCATTTGGGAGCGAATGAAGATTATCGTAGAGCCGTCGTGTGCCGTGCCATTTGCAGCGCTGCTGGAAAGACGCCTTGACCTTCCAGGCAAGCGCGTGGGAATTATTCTCAGCGGTGGCAATGTGGATTTGGACAAGCTGCCTTGGCAACATAGCGAGCCTGCAACCTACGGCTTTGCCGTAAGCAGTGTGGTTAATCGATAG
- a CDS encoding VOC family protein, translated as MPHDAFRTAEALVERYVAEYLDNNAAARTLNQLLEDIGIGLRPLIDHITIRTTDVERRAEEFLSAGFLEDINLGIVEYDTWWAKVYRRPGLPAVFIDQAYDGERGKGCVIPKWVETFGDQILHHIAVNVADIEKAIAALERHGIEFAGEITGERGTALRQIFTKPEIRHGMAFTVLELAERHWGYTGFRSVQANTLMESTRI; from the coding sequence ATGCCGCACGACGCCTTTCGCACTGCTGAGGCGCTGGTAGAGCGCTACGTTGCAGAGTATCTGGACAATAACGCCGCAGCTCGCACGCTCAATCAACTTCTGGAAGATATTGGCATTGGCTTGCGACCGCTCATCGACCACATTACTATTCGCACCACAGATGTGGAGCGCCGTGCAGAAGAATTCTTATCAGCTGGCTTTCTGGAAGATATTAACTTAGGTATTGTCGAGTATGACACATGGTGGGCAAAGGTTTATCGTCGTCCGGGCTTGCCTGCCGTCTTCATTGACCAAGCCTACGACGGCGAGCGCGGCAAAGGCTGCGTCATTCCCAAGTGGGTCGAGACCTTTGGCGACCAGATTTTGCATCACATTGCGGTTAATGTTGCCGACATTGAGAAAGCCATTGCTGCGCTGGAACGGCATGGCATTGAGTTTGCTGGTGAGATAACAGGCGAGCGCGGCACAGCATTGCGTCAAATCTTCACCAAGCCAGAGATAAGGCACGGTATGGCTTTTACCGTGCTGGAACTTGCGGAACGGCACTGGGGCTACACAGGGTTTCGTTCTGTGCAAGCTAATACTTTGATGGAGTCAACTCGCATTTAG
- a CDS encoding phenylalanine 4-monooxygenase — translation MTASLSEPAFTNDAPLSAYEKATKDGALDPRCIPQHLDGPPPIGDEIAYPAYTDEEHDIWRFLYTRQCALLPGRACRDFLTGISLLGLSEERIPALANLSRQLQKATGWRVARIPGLLHERDFFNLLAERIFPSTDYIRGRHELNYTPAPDLFHDVFGHLPMLTHPDFADFYQLFGKAALRAEGQDRIYLERLHWFTVEFGLIYEDGQVRIFGSGALSSSEEVEHALSGKVTIYPFEVARVIHQDYDVWHLQDVLFVLDSFEQLKTEFVRWTHERGLL, via the coding sequence ATGACGGCTTCACTGAGCGAACCTGCCTTTACCAACGACGCGCCACTTTCCGCATATGAGAAAGCTACTAAGGACGGTGCACTTGACCCACGCTGTATTCCCCAGCATTTGGACGGCCCACCGCCTATTGGCGATGAAATCGCATACCCTGCCTACACCGACGAGGAACACGACATTTGGCGATTCCTCTACACTCGTCAGTGTGCACTGTTGCCGGGGCGCGCTTGCCGTGACTTTTTAACAGGCATTTCCCTGCTGGGTTTAAGTGAGGAGAGGATTCCTGCGCTGGCTAATCTCAGCCGCCAGTTGCAGAAAGCAACAGGGTGGCGAGTTGCTCGCATTCCGGGACTTTTGCATGAGCGTGATTTCTTTAACCTTTTAGCCGAGCGCATCTTTCCCTCTACCGACTACATTCGTGGACGACATGAACTTAACTATACCCCTGCCCCTGACCTCTTCCACGATGTCTTCGGGCACCTACCCATGCTCACACACCCCGACTTTGCCGACTTCTACCAGCTCTTTGGCAAAGCGGCTCTGCGTGCAGAAGGACAAGACCGCATCTATCTTGAACGCCTGCATTGGTTCACAGTTGAGTTTGGCCTCATCTATGAGGACGGTCAGGTCAGAATTTTTGGCTCGGGCGCACTCTCATCCAGCGAAGAAGTCGAGCACGCTCTGTCTGGCAAAGTAACTATCTACCCCTTTGAGGTCGCACGGGTGATTCATCAAGACTATGATGTTTGGCACCTGCAAGATGTGCTCTTCGTGCTGGATTCCTTTGAGCAGCTTAAAACAGAATTTGTTCGCTGGACACACGAGCGTGGCTTGCTCTGA
- a CDS encoding FAD-binding oxidoreductase: MVVKTDPAEIQSFLEDTSVLQGGHTEAVYLPETYNEVAELLSECWQKRIRLTLSGNGTGTTGGRIPFGGYTLAFHRLNKILNIQKFPDGSGLATVQAGALLYDVQQAADELGLLYTPDPTERYCFIGATIANNSSGARTFKYGPTRPYVQRLKLAFADGEICEVRRGEIFADASGWIDFQTPRGRHYRFQIPAYTMPHTSKHVAGYYSKPEMDLIDLFIGSEGTLAVILEADLRLIPKPEKIFSALVYFDNDDHLLRFVEAARTRSQAQAGISARAIEFFDAHSLRFLRQKYPNIPPHATGAIFFEQETTAETEDHLLAEWYHLLETHSALLEQSWIALTPNEQQQLRAFRHALPVLVNEWYARFRQRKISTDMAVPHARFPELLSAYRQGCHRHNLDYILFGHIGDSHLHLNILPKNAEEAARAYTLYRHFIQKTLELGGTISAEHGIGKIKAEYLVMMFGEEGIKEMVRIKKVFDERLILNIGNLIPEAYLLD, encoded by the coding sequence ATGGTCGTCAAAACAGACCCAGCTGAGATTCAATCATTCTTGGAAGACACCAGTGTCTTGCAAGGCGGTCATACCGAAGCAGTGTATTTGCCCGAAACCTATAACGAGGTCGCTGAGCTGCTCAGCGAATGCTGGCAGAAGCGCATTCGCCTCACACTTTCAGGCAACGGCACTGGCACAACAGGCGGTCGGATTCCATTTGGTGGTTACACGCTTGCCTTTCATCGGTTAAACAAAATCCTTAATATCCAAAAATTTCCTGATGGCTCTGGACTGGCTACGGTGCAAGCTGGTGCGCTTCTTTACGATGTCCAGCAAGCTGCCGATGAACTTGGCTTACTCTACACACCTGACCCTACTGAGCGATATTGTTTTATCGGTGCAACCATCGCAAACAACTCCTCAGGTGCGCGTACATTCAAATACGGTCCAACTCGTCCGTATGTGCAACGTCTGAAACTGGCTTTTGCGGACGGAGAAATTTGCGAGGTGCGACGGGGCGAGATTTTCGCCGATGCATCGGGCTGGATAGACTTTCAGACGCCGCGCGGTCGGCATTACCGATTTCAGATTCCAGCCTACACCATGCCCCACACTTCAAAGCACGTAGCAGGCTACTACAGCAAACCAGAGATGGACCTCATTGACCTTTTTATCGGCTCAGAGGGCACGCTGGCTGTGATTTTGGAAGCTGACCTTCGCCTGATTCCAAAGCCCGAAAAAATTTTCAGCGCACTGGTTTATTTTGACAATGACGACCATCTCTTGCGCTTTGTCGAGGCGGCTCGCACGCGCTCACAAGCGCAAGCAGGTATTTCAGCTCGAGCAATTGAGTTTTTTGACGCGCACTCACTTCGTTTCCTTCGCCAAAAGTATCCAAACATTCCACCCCATGCAACTGGCGCCATCTTCTTTGAGCAAGAAACGACTGCAGAGACTGAAGACCACCTCCTTGCTGAATGGTATCATCTGCTCGAGACTCACTCCGCGCTCTTAGAGCAAAGCTGGATTGCACTCACGCCTAACGAACAGCAGCAACTCCGCGCCTTCCGACATGCTTTGCCGGTGCTTGTCAATGAATGGTATGCCCGCTTTAGGCAGCGAAAAATCTCGACCGATATGGCTGTGCCACACGCCCGATTCCCTGAACTGCTCAGTGCATACCGTCAAGGCTGCCACAGGCACAACTTGGACTACATTCTTTTCGGTCACATTGGCGACTCGCACTTGCACCTCAATATCTTGCCTAAGAATGCAGAGGAAGCTGCACGTGCCTACACTCTTTACCGCCATTTCATTCAAAAGACACTTGAACTTGGCGGCACGATTTCAGCTGAACATGGCATCGGCAAAATCAAAGCAGAGTATCTGGTCATGATGTTTGGCGAAGAGGGCATCAAGGAAATGGTGCGCATTAAGAAAGTCTTTGATGAGCGTCTTATTCTCAACATTGGCAACCTCATTCCTGAAGCATACCTACTGGACTGA
- the queF gene encoding preQ(1) synthase yields MKPELLETFENKFPDRDYTIEIVNPEFTSVCPRTGLPDFGTVTIRYVPDKLCVELKSLKYYFLEYRNAGIFYENVTNTILDHLQEVLKPREITVITEWRARGGITEKVTAEYKGKSSRHRPAGFVVESRSQA; encoded by the coding sequence ATGAAGCCTGAACTGCTGGAAACTTTCGAGAACAAATTTCCTGACCGTGATTACACGATTGAAATTGTCAATCCTGAGTTTACATCGGTCTGTCCGAGAACTGGCTTACCAGACTTCGGCACGGTTACAATTCGCTATGTGCCCGACAAACTCTGCGTAGAGCTAAAGTCGCTCAAATACTACTTTCTCGAGTATCGGAACGCAGGCATTTTTTACGAGAACGTAACAAACACAATTCTCGATCACCTGCAAGAAGTCTTAAAGCCACGCGAGATTACCGTCATTACAGAGTGGCGAGCGCGTGGTGGAATTACAGAGAAAGTAACAGCTGAATACAAGGGCAAGTCCAGTCGTCATCGTCCGGCAGGATTTGTAGTCGAGTCGCGCTCACAAGCGTAG
- a CDS encoding Ig-like domain-containing protein translates to MKLHICLKCISYHTFWPIVLLFASCATEVAPQGGPEDRTPPKIVKIYPDSGTTRFSGNRIVIEFNKFVNMQSLRAAVFFSPALEDIEIRGSGLEAEILIYDTLKPNRTYTYTLTSDLRDTRGNALEKSYTFAFSTGDRIDSGTIAGRVFGQNNRPLKGALVLAYFLPEHDSLYADTLNPATQKPDYLAQTDSAGNFQLNYLAEGRYRLIAIEDKVPNRRYDFAEEPFAVPFHPVRTGMQNVLMRMTSEPDTAKLELQVAEARSVTTLALRFNRNLALDSLLPTQFIVFDSTAKSLITVYDFYALVEGGREHLMLVTDSLRERHLYGIRAVGVKDQFGISGDSLLAACNGSEKPDTTIALWQPPFADSTQNVLEKFTPSARGRTLLLQFSAPINRASLQAALTLEQQIAGVFQPVPYRLFFVDAKRAELQPEVGFALGAWYRLTIDHSRLFSARNLPTKDTVISRRFQIASEEQFGTLEGNLICDSAGTVLLQAELLGENRFYPTLLRVQPDATGVAVVPFTLSELPEGRYFLSAFYLRQPHASPYDKWNGGAPYPFRYADRFALGFDSVRVRKRWTTTGARLRFPTMAPVVGRVP, encoded by the coding sequence GTGAAGTTACACATTTGCCTTAAGTGCATTTCTTACCATACTTTCTGGCCAATTGTTCTTCTTTTCGCCTCCTGTGCCACCGAAGTTGCCCCTCAAGGTGGCCCTGAAGACCGTACGCCGCCCAAGATTGTGAAAATCTACCCTGACTCTGGCACCACGCGCTTCTCTGGCAACCGTATCGTGATTGAGTTCAATAAGTTTGTCAATATGCAGTCGCTTCGTGCCGCTGTCTTTTTTTCACCTGCGCTGGAAGATATTGAAATCCGTGGCAGTGGTCTAGAAGCTGAAATTCTCATCTACGACACACTCAAACCGAACCGCACCTACACCTATACGCTCACCAGCGACCTTAGAGACACGCGTGGCAATGCGCTTGAAAAATCTTATACCTTCGCCTTCTCAACTGGAGACCGTATTGACTCGGGCACGATTGCAGGGAGAGTGTTCGGGCAAAATAATCGTCCGCTGAAGGGTGCGTTGGTTCTGGCCTATTTCTTACCTGAACACGACTCCCTTTATGCTGACACACTGAACCCTGCCACACAAAAGCCCGATTACCTTGCACAAACCGACTCAGCAGGAAACTTTCAGCTTAACTATCTTGCTGAAGGTCGTTACCGCCTCATTGCGATTGAAGATAAGGTCCCAAACCGCCGATACGACTTTGCCGAAGAGCCTTTTGCTGTGCCTTTTCACCCTGTTCGCACAGGCATGCAAAATGTGCTGATGCGAATGACCTCAGAGCCAGATACGGCAAAACTGGAGTTACAAGTTGCCGAAGCGCGCAGTGTTACCACCCTTGCTTTGCGCTTCAACCGCAATCTGGCATTAGATAGCCTCCTGCCGACGCAGTTTATTGTGTTTGATTCTACTGCAAAGTCGCTCATAACGGTCTATGATTTCTATGCTCTGGTGGAAGGCGGTCGAGAACACCTTATGCTGGTTACGGACTCGCTCCGTGAGCGCCATCTCTATGGCATTCGAGCGGTGGGCGTTAAAGATCAATTTGGCATCTCGGGCGATTCACTTCTGGCAGCATGTAACGGTAGTGAAAAACCTGATACCACCATTGCGCTCTGGCAACCGCCGTTTGCCGATAGCACGCAAAATGTGCTGGAAAAATTTACACCATCGGCACGCGGACGCACCCTGTTGCTGCAGTTCAGTGCCCCGATTAACCGTGCTTCACTTCAGGCAGCTTTGACACTTGAGCAGCAAATAGCAGGCGTATTTCAACCTGTACCTTATCGCCTCTTTTTCGTTGATGCAAAGCGTGCTGAGCTGCAACCAGAGGTCGGTTTTGCTCTTGGCGCATGGTATCGGCTTACGATTGACCACTCCCGCCTGTTCAGCGCTCGCAACTTACCCACAAAAGATACCGTCATCTCCAGGCGATTTCAAATTGCCTCAGAAGAGCAGTTTGGCACACTAGAAGGCAACTTGATTTGCGACAGCGCTGGCACTGTACTCTTGCAAGCGGAGCTTTTAGGTGAGAACCGTTTTTATCCGACTTTGCTTCGGGTGCAGCCTGATGCAACGGGCGTTGCCGTCGTGCCTTTCACGCTCAGCGAGTTACCTGAAGGTCGCTACTTCCTCAGTGCGTTTTACCTCAGGCAACCTCATGCTTCACCTTACGACAAGTGGAATGGTGGTGCTCCCTATCCGTTCCGATATGCCGACCGCTTTGCATTGGGCTTCGACAGCGTGCGCGTGCGCAAGCGCTGGACTACCACTGGTGCACGTCTTCGCTTTCCGACTATGGCGCCGGTGGTCGGCAGAGTGCCCTAA